The genomic segment GGATCCTCCATAAGACCAAAGGCAAGAGATTCACATACAAGTTCAACTTCAACAAACTTGTACTGGTCAACTACCCCTTCATCGACATGGGCTCTGGTACGTAGACCAATGTGTCTTTTGTCCACATTTTCTAGTTGATAAATCCTTTAAATGCCCAAAACACGCCCCGACTTAAAATATCTTCATGTTTGTTGATGTTGAAGAGCTCAAGTGTCTCTGGAGAACTTTGTTCTAATTCACACGAGGTTGTGAAATAAGCATTTTTAATTGTTAGTCTGTTGTTGCACCAGTATTtaggttgtgttgtgttgacatCTGTGGACACAAAGTAATTTTTGATGTAAAGAGTAGAATTGCAGTTGGCAGACCAGAAGATTTTCGGCCTTCAGATGCTTGTTAATCTGACATACTCTAATGTAGTTCTGGACTTAAATATGCAGTTCAGCTGTAAACTATGACAAAAATGTCATCTTCCTGCCATCTTTACTTAGCTGTCTATCTTTGTCTTTGGAGGGATTAAAGGGTAATTAAAAAGTGTACATTCATGATTTTATCTGTTTGTGAGCTGACAGAGCTGTCCTAACAGTTCTCAGACTTCATGTTAAATATAGACATTCTTCacttagttcatttgttttattatttttttattattagttaatACCTCAATTTTTCTGATGCTTATTCCGACTCATATCTGAAGATATTATTAGAAATTAAAGTTTCAACATCTGTTGGAAGTGCTAACATTGTTCTTGTATCTTTACTGGTTTTCATTGATATCTTTAAttctttggttttaaatttCATGCTATGCGgcattaaaaatgtctttcagtGTTAAATTTGTCTTGGTAATTCAGCAGACAAAGCTCCTAAAGAGTAGGTGAAGTGTTTGAACGGATGAGAAAGTCTCCAGTGAATTTAGTGGGTGACGACTAATTTATTTGCAGACAAATGATACAAGCCGAGCAGCAGTTTGAGCTGAGCCGTGTTGGTCCATTAGTGGTGTTGTCACATTATGTTTGTGAGTTAATAAAAGATACATAAAATACCATCCAAGAAGAGATATATACTTAtcatcacaaataaaatatgagttgagtgtgtgtgtcctccgAGACATCAGTGTGCCACGTCCCAGTTtatccctctcctccctcctctgaaGTCGTCTCTCGTTCTCGTCCCGGCCACCCAGTGTAAACACAGCCCATATGGAGCGTTGGATACGAGTGACATAAGTGCAGCACGAAACTTTAATTATAGCCTCTGTGTGATGTGGCCCACACACTGACATGTTGTGATATGATGGTTTCGTATGatggttttacacacacacacacacacacacacacacacacacacacatgcccacgTCAATCTGGATTgatgcacaagcacacatggtcacacatttatacactagataaacacacatgcacacagttttTATCCACGTCTGTGACACACTGAAGTTGTGAGATGTGTGCCTTTTTAGtaagacacacacgcacacacaaaaactcgGCAgcactggaaaaaaacaaaggaacCCAACCCATGTTTGTGATGGCAGTAAGAGCGACTTTTCCAATATTTAATTCTGGCACGTGCACGGATGCCAAGAATTTATTGCAGTGCCACAGTCTCcctggcagagagagaaggggggtgAAAGAGGAGGGATCTTGTGGCTTTGTGTAACCcagtattttctttgtgtttttcttttgaccCTCTGGGTAAAATAGTTTGTTATGGGAGACGTGACCTGCTCTCATTAGTtacctttctcttcctcttctacGTAAAGGCAAATTTACGAAAGAAATACATTCTCTCGCTTAGTTTGGGAAGTCTTGAGCcacaaagttgtttttcacGCCCTTGAACAGCCTTCAGTTGTGGCCGGAGGCTTTATCTTTCCAGGTCCGACAGAGAATGAACACTGATGACGTCACCAACATGTTCATTCTGTGTAATCCACTGAAGTGTCGATCAGTTCatttaaacttgttttttttttttttttttttttttacttcctcacAGGTCGAGGAGTCCCTCAGAGTGCCCCTCCAGTGCCAACCGGAGGCACCCACTTCCGAttccccccctccaccccatcAGAGGTGCTCTCGTCCAGTGAGGAGCTCCGCAGTCCGGGCATGTTCAGCAGCGTGGCCCGCCGTATGGCCCGAGGCTCCGTCAGCGACTGCAGCGACGGCACCTCCACCAactcagagctggaggagggggtgggggccGACGAGCGAGGAGTGGGGCCGGAGAGGGCTTTCAGGGGTCTGCTCCCTCCCCGCCTGCCTCACGAGTCTCTATTCAGGGTCTACGGTGGGGCCCCCAACCCAGCAGGGCTCCCCAGACCTGCCCCCAGGGTCCACCCCGAGCCTCTGTCCCCATTCCCCGTCTCCCCCCTGCCTGGCCCCGGGGGTCTCCTGGCCCCAACTCTGTCTCCAGCCCTGTCCATGACTCCCACCCCCCACCTGCCCTACACCCCATCCCCCTCCCTGTCCTCTCCAATGATGGGCTCTCACTTTTCCTTCAACCCAGAGGATATGAAGCACTACCTGCAGGCCCACACCCAGTCTGTGTATAACTACCACCTCAGCCCCCGAGCTTTCCTCCACTACCCCAATATCGTCATCCCGCAGCCTCACCGCCCCACCCTGGAGAAACCGGCCACCCATCACCTCCACGGCCCGCCCCTGCCGCTCTCTCATTCGCTCAGCCAGCATCCGGGAGGCGGCGAGGACGGCCCGCAACACCCGTCTCCGTTCAAGTTCAAGCTGCAGCCTCCGCCGCTCGGCCGCAAACAAAGGGACTCGGGAAGCTCATTGGCTgcttctgcctcctcctcttcctccagccaGTCCTCTTCATTTACAGGGTCTGGGCAGATAACCAACTCTGTCCTTGCTGCAGGTCCTCCAAAGATCAAGGTGAGACCGTCACCATGTTTCCTCTCTGATGGCTTTTGGCTCAAAATATTCAGCCAGCATGTtgtaaaaatgttctttctctCCAGGTGGAGCCCATATCAGACATCGAGtcggaggaggaagtggaggtgACTGACATCAGCGAGGAAGATGAGCTGAATCACAACGATGAGGATGATGGAGGTGACATCTTCGCCTCGACAGCTCGTcgtcaccatcaccatcagctCAACAACCATCACCAAGCTAACGGGAATGGCAGCAGCCCCTCCACTCCTCTTCCCCCGCATAGTAACCACGATGATGATCCTGACGATGACGAGGAGGTCTTCAAGACTCCGGCCACCCCTCCCATCGGCAGCGCCGCCCTGGCCTTCCCTCTCATTGGCCTGAAGAGCGAGCCGGGTCTGGCGACGCCCATCAGCCCCGGGGGCACGCGCTGCATCCCGCTCAAGCTCCGCTTCAAACGCCGCTGGAGCGAAGACCAGAAGATGGAGGCAGACGGAGAGAGAGACGAGGCGGAAGACAAGAAAGTCAGGGCTGAGGGTGAGGAGGATGTTGAGAGCAAGCCAGAAGAagcgaggaggagaggaggggaggtaGAAAATGggggaggaagagcaggaggtggTGTTATTTTGGGGttgatgctgccaccacctcCCACCCAGCGCAGAGCgagctcagagctgcagagggcCACGGCACAGCTGTCTCTGGAAAATACTGGCTGCTGAGTTTTACGCACGCAC from the Echeneis naucrates chromosome 11, fEcheNa1.1, whole genome shotgun sequence genome contains:
- the erf gene encoding ETS domain-containing transcription factor ERF isoform X2 — its product is MKTPADTGFAFPEWAYKPESSPGSRQIQLWHFILELLRKEEYHDVIAWQGDYGEFVIKDPDEVARLWGARKCKPQMNYDKLSRALRYYYNKRILHKTKGKRFTYKFNFNKLVLVNYPFIDMGSGRGVPQSAPPVPTGGTHFRFPPSTPSEVLSSSEELRSPGMFSSVARRMARGSVSDCSDGTSTNSELEEGVGADERGVGPERAFRGLLPPRLPHESLFRVYGGAPNPAGLPRPAPRVHPEPLSPFPVSPLPGPGGLLAPTLSPALSMTPTPHLPYTPSPSLSSPMMGSHFSFNPEDMKHYLQAHTQSVYNYHLSPRAFLHYPNIVIPQPHRPTLEKPATHHLHGPPLPLSHSLSQHPGGGEDGPQHPSPFKFKLQPPPLGRKQRDSGSSLAASASSSSSSQSSSFTGSGQITNSVLAAGPPKIKVEPISDIESEEEVEVTDISEEDELNHNDEDDGGDIFASTAPNGNGSSPSTPLPPHSNHDDDPDDDEEVFKTPATPPIGSAALAFPLIGLKSEPGLATPISPGGTRCIPLKLRFKRRWSEDQKMEADGERDEAEDKKVRAEGEEDVESKPEEARRRGGEVENGGGRAGGGVILGLMLPPPPTQRRASSELQRATAQLSLENTGC
- the erf gene encoding ETS domain-containing transcription factor ERF isoform X1; the protein is MKTPADTGFAFPEWAYKPESSPGSRQIQLWHFILELLRKEEYHDVIAWQGDYGEFVIKDPDEVARLWGARKCKPQMNYDKLSRALRYYYNKRILHKTKGKRFTYKFNFNKLVLVNYPFIDMGSGRGVPQSAPPVPTGGTHFRFPPSTPSEVLSSSEELRSPGMFSSVARRMARGSVSDCSDGTSTNSELEEGVGADERGVGPERAFRGLLPPRLPHESLFRVYGGAPNPAGLPRPAPRVHPEPLSPFPVSPLPGPGGLLAPTLSPALSMTPTPHLPYTPSPSLSSPMMGSHFSFNPEDMKHYLQAHTQSVYNYHLSPRAFLHYPNIVIPQPHRPTLEKPATHHLHGPPLPLSHSLSQHPGGGEDGPQHPSPFKFKLQPPPLGRKQRDSGSSLAASASSSSSSQSSSFTGSGQITNSVLAAGPPKIKVEPISDIESEEEVEVTDISEEDELNHNDEDDGGDIFASTARRHHHHQLNNHHQANGNGSSPSTPLPPHSNHDDDPDDDEEVFKTPATPPIGSAALAFPLIGLKSEPGLATPISPGGTRCIPLKLRFKRRWSEDQKMEADGERDEAEDKKVRAEGEEDVESKPEEARRRGGEVENGGGRAGGGVILGLMLPPPPTQRRASSELQRATAQLSLENTGC